Proteins from a single region of Diaphorobacter limosus:
- a CDS encoding c-type cytochrome, which produces MKLLASLLMAAALAAPAIPAFAQGSAPAQPAKPDLAKGEASYAAVCAACHAADGNSTIAVNPMLAQQHPEYLVKQLKEFKSGKRADPVMQGMAAMLSDDDMRNVAAWLASQKAKEGFAKDKDLVSLGERIYRGGIQDRHIAACAGCHSPNGAGIPAQYPRLSGQHGDYTVKQLTDFRDGKRGNNNQMRDVAAKLNDREIKAVADYIAGLR; this is translated from the coding sequence ATGAAGTTGCTCGCCTCTTTGCTCATGGCCGCCGCCCTGGCTGCCCCCGCCATTCCAGCTTTTGCGCAGGGCTCAGCCCCGGCGCAGCCCGCCAAGCCTGACCTGGCCAAGGGCGAGGCCAGCTACGCCGCGGTGTGCGCCGCCTGCCACGCGGCCGATGGCAACTCCACCATCGCCGTCAACCCCATGCTGGCGCAGCAGCACCCCGAATACCTGGTCAAGCAGCTCAAGGAATTCAAGTCCGGCAAGCGCGCCGACCCGGTGATGCAGGGCATGGCCGCCATGCTGAGCGACGACGACATGCGCAACGTGGCCGCCTGGCTGGCCTCGCAAAAGGCCAAGGAAGGCTTTGCCAAGGACAAGGATCTGGTCTCCCTGGGCGAGCGCATCTACCGCGGCGGTATCCAGGATCGCCACATCGCCGCCTGCGCCGGCTGCCACAGCCCCAACGGCGCCGGCATTCCGGCCCAGTACCCGCGCCTGTCGGGCCAGCATGGCGACTACACCGTCAAGCAGCTGACCGACTTCCGCGACGGCAAGCGCGGCAACAACAACCAGATGCGCGACGTGGCCGCCAAGCTCAACGACCGCGAGATCAAGGCCGTGGCCGACTACATCGCCGGTCTGCGTTGA
- the yihA gene encoding ribosome biogenesis GTP-binding protein YihA/YsxC: protein MSTTPQAPAPGALPDAKVAMGWMHTARFLTTAAQLHQLPAIEVPEIAFVGRSNAGKSTCINTLAQQRQLAFASKKPGRTQHINLFALGKQGVMDAVLADLPGYGYAAVSRSDKQRWQQVMANYLVSRKSLSGIVLLCDPRLGLTELDEALLEVVRPRVEQGLKFLVLLTKADKLTRSEQAKALSITRLNAGGGEVRMFSALKKQGVDEVAQLLWQWAHPAVDGES from the coding sequence ATGTCAACCACGCCACAAGCACCCGCGCCCGGCGCCCTGCCCGACGCCAAGGTGGCCATGGGATGGATGCACACCGCACGCTTTCTGACCACCGCCGCGCAGCTGCACCAGCTGCCCGCCATCGAGGTACCCGAGATCGCCTTTGTCGGCCGCTCCAACGCCGGCAAGTCCACCTGCATCAACACCCTGGCGCAGCAGCGCCAGCTGGCCTTTGCCTCGAAGAAGCCGGGGCGCACGCAGCACATCAACCTGTTCGCGCTGGGCAAGCAGGGCGTGATGGACGCGGTGCTGGCCGACCTGCCCGGCTACGGCTACGCCGCCGTCTCGCGCAGCGACAAGCAGCGCTGGCAACAGGTGATGGCCAACTACCTGGTCAGCCGCAAGAGCCTGTCGGGCATCGTCCTGCTGTGCGACCCGCGCCTGGGGTTGACCGAACTCGACGAGGCGCTGCTGGAGGTGGTGCGCCCGCGTGTCGAGCAGGGGCTCAAGTTCCTGGTGCTGCTGACCAAGGCCGACAAGCTCACACGCTCGGAGCAGGCCAAGGCCCTGTCCATCACCCGCCTGAACGCCGGCGGCGGCGAGGTGCGCATGTTCTCGGCGCTGAAAAAACAGGGCGTGGACGAGGTGGCGCAGCTGCTGTGGCAGTGGGCGCATCCGGCGGTTGATGGTGAGTCGTAA
- a CDS encoding lysophospholipid acyltransferase family protein: MKTRLAVALMGLLAHLPLPLLRGLGWLLGRLLFVLAAPRRKVALRNLALCFPEVPEAQRRAWARATFVVFCQTFLDRSWLWAGSEALVRRRVKLVGAVHELDGDTPTIVFAPHFYSMDAGGLALPLNTAREFTSIFATNPDPALDAWFMGGRQRFGNVRMLNRADGVKPIISCLRKGGLLYLLPDMDYGPGDSVFVPFFAMPDAATIPSLSRFARLGRAKVVALYSRMTPDGYVAELTPAWENFPTEDHVQDTARMNRELEAAIRTMPAQYYWVHKRFKTRPEGQASVYG; the protein is encoded by the coding sequence ATGAAGACGCGCCTGGCCGTGGCCCTGATGGGCCTGCTGGCGCACCTGCCCCTGCCGCTGCTGCGCGGCCTGGGCTGGCTGCTGGGCCGGCTGCTGTTCGTGCTGGCCGCGCCACGGCGCAAGGTGGCGCTGCGCAATCTTGCGCTGTGCTTTCCCGAGGTGCCCGAGGCCCAGCGCCGCGCCTGGGCGCGCGCGACCTTCGTGGTGTTCTGCCAGACCTTTCTGGATCGCAGCTGGCTCTGGGCCGGCTCCGAGGCCCTGGTGCGCCGCCGTGTGAAGCTGGTGGGCGCCGTGCATGAGCTCGATGGCGACACGCCCACCATCGTTTTCGCCCCGCATTTCTACAGCATGGACGCGGGTGGCCTGGCGCTGCCGCTGAACACGGCGCGCGAGTTCACCTCCATCTTTGCCACCAACCCCGACCCGGCGCTGGACGCCTGGTTCATGGGTGGACGCCAGCGCTTTGGCAATGTGCGCATGCTCAACCGCGCGGACGGCGTCAAGCCCATCATCTCCTGCCTGCGCAAGGGCGGGCTTTTGTACCTGCTGCCGGACATGGACTATGGGCCGGGCGACTCGGTCTTCGTGCCCTTCTTCGCCATGCCGGACGCGGCCACCATTCCCTCGCTGTCACGCTTTGCGCGCCTGGGCCGGGCCAAGGTGGTGGCCTTGTACAGCCGCATGACGCCCGATGGCTACGTGGCCGAGCTGACGCCCGCCTGGGAGAACTTCCCCACCGAGGACCATGTGCAGGACACCGCGCGCATGAACCGCGAGCTGGAGGCGGCCATCCGCACCATGCCCGCGCAGTACTACTGGGTGCACAAGCGGTTCAAGACCAGGCCCGAGGGCCAGGCTTCGGTCTATGGGTGA
- a CDS encoding lysophospholipid acyltransferase family protein, whose amino-acid sequence MPSVFRLFSVLPLWLLHAIGAALGWLAFLASPTYRRRFLDNAACAGYALADVRAAVAHAGRMVAEAPRLWLAPESPACEIRNPECVERAWSRGRGIVFLTPHIGCFELSVQAVSQRWSPVHGPITILYRPARQRWLAEVMQTARNRPGIAAVPTTLQGVRQMLKALRRGEAVGLLPDQVPPQGLGLWSPFFGREAYTMTLAARLVQQTGASVILARCERLTFGRGYVLHLQDLAAPLAPELEAAVLQINQAMEQLIRQSPEQYLWGYARYKQPRAEMHGSRDAAEGGA is encoded by the coding sequence ATGCCTAGCGTTTTTCGCCTTTTTTCTGTGTTGCCGTTGTGGTTGCTCCACGCCATTGGCGCGGCCCTGGGTTGGCTGGCGTTTCTGGCATCGCCCACCTATCGGCGCCGTTTTCTGGACAACGCCGCGTGCGCCGGCTACGCGCTGGCCGATGTGCGCGCCGCCGTGGCCCATGCCGGGCGCATGGTGGCCGAGGCGCCGCGCCTGTGGCTGGCGCCCGAGTCTCCCGCCTGCGAGATCCGCAACCCCGAATGCGTCGAACGCGCCTGGAGCCGGGGCCGCGGCATCGTGTTCCTGACGCCGCATATTGGCTGCTTCGAGTTGTCGGTGCAGGCCGTCTCGCAGCGCTGGTCGCCGGTGCATGGGCCGATCACCATCCTGTACCGCCCGGCGCGCCAGCGCTGGCTGGCCGAGGTGATGCAAACCGCGCGCAACCGCCCAGGCATAGCGGCGGTGCCGACCACGCTGCAGGGCGTGCGCCAGATGCTCAAGGCGCTGCGCCGCGGCGAGGCCGTGGGCCTGCTGCCCGACCAGGTGCCGCCCCAGGGCCTGGGCCTGTGGTCGCCGTTCTTTGGCCGCGAGGCCTACACCATGACCCTGGCCGCGCGCCTGGTGCAGCAGACCGGCGCCAGCGTGATCCTGGCGCGCTGCGAGCGTCTGACGTTCGGGCGTGGCTATGTGCTGCACCTGCAGGATCTGGCCGCGCCGCTGGCGCCAGAGCTCGAAGCGGCCGTGCTGCAGATCAACCAGGCCATGGAACAGCTCATTCGCCAGAGCCCCGAGCAATACCTGTGGGGCTATGCGCGCTACAAGCAGCCGCGTGCAGAGATGCATGGCAGCCGTGACGCTGCCGAGGGCGGCGCATGA
- the metK gene encoding methionine adenosyltransferase, with protein MANDFLFTSESVSEGHPDKVADQISDAILDAALAQDPLSRVAAETLTNTGLVVLAGEITTNAHVDYIQVARDTIQRIGYDNTEYGIDYKGCAVLVAYDKQSNDIAQGVDHASDDHLNTGAGDQGLMFGYACDETPELMPAPIHYAHRLVERQAQLRKDGRLPFLRPDAKSQVTMRYVDGKPHSIDTVVLSTQHSPDQSENAHKMKGSFIEAIIEEIIKPVLPAEWLKDTKYLINPTGRFVVGGPQGDCGLTGRKIIVDTYGGACPHGGGAFSGKDPTKVDRSAAYAARYVAKNIVAAGLARQCQVQVAYAIGVAQPMNITVYTEGTGVIPDEKIAAIVAREFDLRPKGIIQMLDLLRPIYAKTAAYGHFGREEPEFTWERTDKAAALRAAAGL; from the coding sequence ATGGCGAACGATTTCCTCTTCACGTCCGAATCGGTCTCTGAAGGCCACCCCGACAAGGTGGCGGATCAGATCTCGGATGCCATCCTCGACGCCGCCCTGGCGCAAGACCCGCTCTCGCGCGTGGCCGCCGAGACGCTGACCAACACCGGCCTGGTCGTGCTGGCCGGCGAGATCACCACCAACGCCCATGTGGACTACATCCAGGTGGCGCGCGACACCATCCAGCGCATCGGCTACGACAACACCGAGTACGGCATCGACTACAAGGGCTGCGCCGTGCTGGTGGCCTACGACAAGCAGAGCAACGACATCGCCCAGGGCGTGGATCACGCGTCGGACGACCACCTGAACACCGGCGCCGGTGACCAGGGCCTGATGTTTGGCTACGCCTGCGACGAGACGCCCGAGCTGATGCCCGCGCCCATCCACTACGCGCACCGCCTGGTCGAGCGCCAGGCGCAGCTGCGCAAGGACGGCCGCCTGCCCTTCCTGCGCCCCGACGCCAAGAGCCAGGTGACCATGCGCTATGTGGACGGCAAGCCGCACAGCATCGACACCGTGGTGCTGTCCACCCAGCACAGTCCAGACCAGAGCGAGAACGCGCACAAGATGAAGGGCAGCTTCATCGAGGCCATCATCGAAGAGATCATCAAGCCCGTGCTGCCGGCCGAGTGGCTCAAGGACACCAAGTATTTGATCAACCCCACCGGCCGCTTCGTCGTCGGCGGGCCGCAGGGCGACTGCGGCCTGACCGGGCGCAAGATCATCGTGGACACCTACGGCGGCGCCTGCCCGCATGGCGGCGGAGCCTTCAGCGGCAAGGACCCCACCAAGGTGGACCGCAGCGCCGCCTACGCCGCGCGATACGTGGCCAAGAACATCGTCGCCGCCGGCCTGGCGCGCCAGTGCCAGGTGCAGGTGGCCTACGCCATCGGCGTGGCCCAGCCGATGAACATCACCGTCTATACCGAGGGCACGGGCGTGATCCCCGACGAGAAGATCGCCGCCATCGTCGCCCGGGAATTCGACCTGCGCCCCAAAGGCATCATCCAGATGCTGGACCTGCTGCGCCCCATCTACGCCAAGACCGCCGCCTACGGCCACTTCGGCCGCGAGGAGCCCGAGTTCACCTGGGAAAGAACCGACAAGGCTGCCGCATTGCGTGCGGCGGCAGGCCTGTAA
- a CDS encoding bifunctional nicotinamide-nucleotide adenylyltransferase/Nudix hydroxylase, whose amino-acid sequence MYDAAVLIGRLQPLHQGHLALLHEALARADRAIVVLGSAHQARTPKNPFTWQERAQMLRDALPQAERARLIVLPMRDFYDEPRWAQAIRQAVAQNTPAQAHIALVGHFKDDTSGYLRAFPGWDLIRMPRQGAIDATPIRDAYFGATPTTLDTALAPLAQYLPAATRSWLQQFAHTAHYPALQEEWRVLRQYRASWAGAPYPPVFVTVDALLRCQGQVLLIRRGHAPGKGLWALPGGFVEPNDTLWQSCLRELAEETHCPLPEARLRAALRGQQVFDHPQRSQRGRVITQAYFIDLSDDTLPPVRGGDDAAHAEWVPQDRLTGMEDQFHDDHWHILDQFLGLLARPLPP is encoded by the coding sequence ATGTACGACGCCGCCGTTCTCATAGGCCGCCTCCAGCCGCTACACCAGGGCCACCTGGCCCTGCTGCACGAGGCACTGGCACGCGCCGATCGGGCCATCGTCGTGCTGGGCTCGGCGCACCAGGCACGCACACCCAAGAACCCCTTCACCTGGCAAGAGCGCGCACAAATGCTGCGTGATGCGCTGCCACAAGCAGAGCGCGCGCGCCTCATCGTGCTGCCCATGCGCGACTTTTACGACGAGCCGCGCTGGGCGCAGGCAATACGCCAGGCCGTTGCACAAAACACACCAGCACAGGCACACATCGCCCTGGTCGGCCATTTCAAGGACGACACCAGCGGCTACCTGCGCGCCTTTCCCGGCTGGGACTTGATCCGCATGCCACGCCAGGGCGCCATCGACGCCACCCCGATACGCGACGCCTACTTTGGCGCCACGCCCACCACGCTGGACACCGCGCTCGCCCCCCTGGCCCAATACCTGCCCGCCGCCACACGCAGCTGGCTGCAGCAATTTGCGCACACAGCGCACTACCCGGCCCTGCAGGAAGAATGGCGCGTACTGCGCCAATACCGCGCCAGCTGGGCCGGCGCGCCGTATCCCCCCGTGTTCGTCACGGTGGACGCACTGCTGCGCTGCCAGGGCCAGGTACTGCTGATCCGCCGCGGCCACGCCCCCGGCAAGGGCCTGTGGGCCCTGCCCGGCGGCTTCGTCGAGCCCAACGACACGCTGTGGCAATCCTGCCTGCGTGAATTGGCCGAGGAAACCCACTGCCCCCTGCCCGAGGCACGCCTGCGCGCCGCGCTGCGCGGCCAGCAGGTCTTCGACCACCCCCAGCGCAGCCAGCGCGGGCGCGTCATCACCCAGGCGTATTTCATCGACCTGAGCGACGACACCCTGCCGCCGGTGCGCGGCGGCGACGACGCGGCCCATGCCGAATGGGTGCCGCAGGACCGGCTGACGGGCATGGAAGACCAGTTCCATGACGACCACTGGCATATCCTGGATCAGTTTCTGGGGCTGCTCGCACGGCCCCTCCCCCCGTAA